From a region of the Oscarella lobularis chromosome 7, ooOscLobu1.1, whole genome shotgun sequence genome:
- the LOC136189557 gene encoding eukaryotic initiation factor 4A-III — MASGRVVSRGRTGLGDEDDTLQFETSDGIVVVPAFDKMGLREELVRGIYAYGFEKPSAIQQRAMRPIIQQRDVIAQAQSGTGKTATFSIAALQTIDVQLRETQVLILSPTRELASQIQKVVLALGDYMSIQCHCCIGGTNIGEDIRKLDYGQHIVSGTPGRVFDMIKRRNLRTRSIKMLILDEADEMLDKGFKEQIYDVYRYLPPGTQVVLVSATLPKDVLTMTNKFMTDPLRIMVKRDELTLEGIKQFFVSVEREEWKFDTLCDLYDTLTITQAVIFCNTKRKVDWLTEKMRDANFTVASMHGDMPQKERDEIMKEFRGGASRVLITTDVWARGIDVQQVSLVINYDLPNNRELYIHRIGRSGRYGRKGVAINFVKSDDIRILRDIEQYYSTQIDEMPMNVADLI, encoded by the exons ATGGCGTCTGGCCGCGTTGTTTCTCGAGGTCGAACTGgtctcggcgacgaagacgacacgCTCCAGTtcgagacgagcgacggaatcgtcgtcgttcccgCCTTCGACAAGATGGGCTTGCGAGAAGAGCTGGTTCGGGGCATTTACGCATACG GCTTCGAAAAACCGTCGGCGATTCAACAGCGCGCCATGAGACCGATCATTCAGCAGCGGGACGTGATCGCGCa GGCCCAATCTGGCACGGGAAAAACGGCGACATTCTCAATCGCCGCCCTACAGACAATCGACGTGCAACTTCGCGAAACGCAAGTGCTGATTTTGTCTCCAACGCGAGAACTTGCGTCGCAAATTCAAAAA GTCGTGCTGGCGCTGGGCGACTACATGAGCATCCAATGCCACTGCTGCATAGGCGGAACGAATATAGGGGAGGACATAAGGAAGTTGGACTACGGTCAACATATAGTGTCTGGAACGCCCGGACGCGTTTTTG acATGATCAAGAGGCGAAATCTTCGCACGCGATCCATCAAAATGCTCATTCTCGACGAGGCTGATGAAATGCTTGATAAGG GCTTCAAGGAGCAGATCTACGACGTCTACAGATACCTTCCACCCGGAACGCAA gTTGTTCTGGTGAGTGCAACTTTGCCCAAAGACGTGCTCACAATGACGAACAAATTCATGACGGATCCACTAAGAATCATGGTCAAACG TGATGAATTGACTCTGGAAGGAATCAAGCAGTTTTTCGTGTCCGTTGAAAGGGAGGAGTGGAAATTCGATACGCTCTGCGATCTCTACGATACTCTCACCATCACCCAAGCCGTCATCTTTTGCAACACGAAGAGAAAA GTCGATTGGCTGACGGAGAAAATGCGCGATGCAAACTTCACCGTGGCGTCTATGCACGGTGACATGCCCCAGAAGGAACGGGACGAGATCATGAAAGAATTCCGCGGAGGCGCGAG TCGAGTTCTGATCACCACTGACGTGTGGGCGCGTGGCATCGACGTGCAGCAAGTGTCTCTCGTCATCAATTACGATTTGCCCAACAATCGTGAATTGTACATCCACAG AATTGGCCGCTCCGGTCGCTATGGACGCAAGGGCGTTGCCATCAACTTCGTCAAGAGCGATGATATTCGTATTCTGAGGGACATAGAACAGTACTACAGCACGCAGATTGATGAAATGCCTATGAACG TGGCCGATCTCATATGA
- the LOC136189545 gene encoding radial spoke head protein 6 homolog A-like — MRAMTSRFQEEKGRPFQSGSACEGVLVAITPATLSQRQQSASKSSRNMAATEEVSYQNAKSFLLKSSTISNENLYDHLAQIINRVLDERPDNAVDAIEDISRSVKRDKYSSEPDAIQDVDAPSEQVELAEKQSKLFEVSGESEEQAEGAEEELTPVVPNVMEQAFYFEQAGVGLNKEDTFRIYLALKQLAQEQPLETLRFWGKIFGTQADYIIAEGEFREGEGEEEENGEGDEEETGEQKNEEGDEGEEEGGDSDEPPKSNYKPPPVIPKEENRMGTNKKTYFVCTEPGQPWTRLPPVTPAQIQATRQIRKFFTGNLEASVVSYPPFPGTEMNYLRAQIQRISAATHVSPLNYYQFEEEEEEEEEEGRDSFIVNTEFEGLSARDLADPSLANWVHHVQYVLPQGRCTWHNPVQKAEEDFEDEEEEEEREEPDQPEPEKGPPLLTPLSEDTQVDGQSAWTVGLSTNLGTQYAIAAIQSNRWPGSHAFAIDRKFENVYIGWGLKYQSGGFQPAIPGKCQSEYPMGEDIAEDNDPTPEEEAALRAAQEEAEQEEDKEEENEEEEDEDDD; from the exons ATGCgcgcaatgacgtcacgtttccAGGAAGAAAAGGGTCGACCTTTCCAATCCGGGAGCGCCTGCGAGGGAGTGTTAGTCGCCATTACCCCGGCTACGTTGTCACAGCGACAACAGTCAGCGTCTAAATCGTCGCGAAACATGGCCGCTACAGAAGAGGTTTCGTACCAAAATGCAAAGAGCTTTCTTCTCAAGAGCAGCACCATATCGAACGAAAACCT ATACGATCATTTGGCTCAAATTATCAATCGCGTACTCGACGAACGTCCCGACAATGCCGTCG ACGCAATCGAAGACATTTCGCGAAGCGTGAAACGAGACAAATACTCGTCGGAACCAGACGCAATTCAG GACGTCGACGCTCCGTCGGAACAAGTCGAATTGGCCGAAAAACAGAGCAAACTTTTcgag gtgtcTGGAGAAAGCGAGGAGCAGGCGGAAGGAGCCGAAGAGGAGCTGACTCCGGTTGTTCCCAACGTTATGGAGCAAGCTTTCTATTTCGAACAGGCAGGA GTCGGACTGAATAAGGAGGACACATTTCGAATTTATTTGGCATTGAAGCAACTGGCGCAAGAGCAGCCTCTTGAGACGTTGCGATTTTGGG GAAAAATATTTGGAACTCAAGCTGACTACATTATTGCTGAGGGAGAGTTTCGCGAGggcgagggagaagaggaggaaaacggCGAA GGtgatgaagaagagactGGGGAGCAGAAGAACGAGgaaggagacgaaggagaag AAGAGGGAGGAGATAGCGATGAGCCACCGAAATCCAATTACAAACCGCCGCCAGTCAttcctaaagaagaaaatcgaatgggaacaaataaaaaaacataCTTCGTCTGCACTGAAC CGGGTCAACCCTGGACTCGACTGCCGCCCGTCACTCCGGCACAGATCCAAGCGACGAGACAAATAAGAAAATTCTTTACGGGCAACCTGGAAGCTTCG GTGGTTAGCTATCCGCCGTTTCCCGGGACGGAAATGAATTATCTGAGAGCCCAGATTCAGCGCATTTCGGCGGCCACGCACGTCAGTCCTCTCAACTATTATCAattcgaagaagaggaggaggaggaggaggaagaag GCCGCGATTCTTTTATTGTGAACACGGAATTTGAAGGCCTATCAGCTCGCGACCTCGCTGATCCGAGTCTTGCCAACTGGGTTCATCACGTTCAGTACGTATTGCCTCAG GGACGCTGCACGTGGCACAATCCCGTCCAAAAAGCCGAGGAAGacttcgaagacgaagaagaggaggaagaacgCGAAGAACCGGATCAGCCCGAGCCAGAAAAGGGACCCCCCTTGCTGACGCCTCTCAGCGAAGACACCCAAGTCGACGGGCAGTCAGCGTGGACCGTGGGACTCTCTACAAATCTGGGAACGCAATACGCAATCGCCGCCATCCAGTCAAACAGATGGCCAGGATCGCACGCATTCGCAATTGACAG aaaatttgaaaacgtGTACATTGGATGGGGGCTCAAGTATCAGAGTGGCGGCTTTCAGCCGGCAATTCCGGGAAAATGCCAATCCGAGTACCCAATGGGGGAGGACATTGCGGAAGACAACGACCCCACGCCGGAAGAGGAAGCGGCTCTTCGAGCGGCTCAGGAAGAGGCAGAACAGGAAGAGgacaaagaggaggaaaacgaagaggaagaggacgaagacgatgattAG